The stretch of DNA TCCTTCTTCTTTACAATCTTTTTCTTTTCAGTTTTTTCCGGTTTTACAGATTTGGTCTTGGTGGAAGCGACTCGTTTCCTGGTCGTGGTCTTTCCCTTACCCTTCTTGCCCCGGGACTTCTCTCCCTCAGCAGCGCCTGTAACCAGCTCTATAAAAGATATCGGAGCTGCGTCTCCATGTCTCATGCCTATCTTTGTTATGCGCGTATATCCGCCCGGCCGGTCAACAAAATGTTTGCGCAAGTCCTCAAAGAGTTTTTTTACAATCCCATTATCACGGATGACTGCCAGGGCCTGCCTCCTGGCATGAATATCCCCGCGCTTAGCCAGAGTAATCATCTTCTCGGCCACGCACCTTAGCACTTTAGCCTTAGCATCGGTGGTCTTTATCTTTTCATGCATAAACAAAGAGGTGACCATATTCCGTAACATGGCCTCACGATGGGCCGTAGTGCGGCTTAACCTTATTCCTGCCTTCCTGTGTCGCATTATCCCTGTTCTCCTCTTCTCTTTTCAATCTCAGATGGCGGAGGGGGCCAATTTTCTAATTTCGTTCCCAGGTACAAACCCATCTCAGTCAATATCTCTTTGATCTCGTTAAGAGACTTGCGGCCAAAATTCTTTGTCTTGAGCATTTCTGCCTCGGTCTTTTGTATCAAATCCCCTATCAGGTGGATATCCGCATTCTTTAAACAATTAGCGGAGCGAACCGATAATTCTAATTCATCTACGCTACGGTAAATATTTTCGTTGATAGCGGTCTTCTCCTCTTTAAGCTCCTCCCTCGGCTCAACTTCCGGCTCTTCCGCAAAATTGATAAACGCGGAAAACTGCTCCTTTAATATCTTTGCCGCATAAGCCACCGCATCCTCGGGGATGACACTCCCATCTGTCCAGACTTCCAGGTTCAATTTATCATAGTCGGTGATCTGTCCGACTCTGGCATGAGTTACTACGTAATTGACCTTCCTTATGGGTGTAAATATGGCATCTATAGGTATGACCCCGATGGCCTGCCCCTCTTCTTTATTCTTCTCCGCCGGCACATAACCCTTACCCCATTTAACTACCATCTCCATACGCAGAGCGCCACCGCCGGTTAGAGTGGCTATCGGTACATCAGGGGTTAAGACCTCTGCCGTGCCATCGGTGATAATATCACCTGCCGTGACTACGCCTTTCTTTTTTGCCTCGATACGAACAGTCTTAGGCGTATCAGCATGGAGTTTGAAGCGAATATTTTTCAAGTTCAGGATGATGTCCGCGACATCCTCCATTACGCCTGGAATGGTTGAGAATTCATGAGAAACACCGTCTATCTTAATGGAAACTATGGCTGCGCCCTGCAGCGAGG from Desulfovibrionales bacterium encodes:
- a CDS encoding DNA-directed RNA polymerase subunit alpha, producing the protein MPKEFTNLSVRNWRELIKPKKVEIATDTHTNAYGKFVCEPLERGFGITLGNALRRVLISSLQGAAIVSIKIDGVSHEFSTIPGVMEDVADIILNLKNIRFKLHADTPKTVRIEAKKKGVVTAGDIITDGTAEVLTPDVPIATLTGGGALRMEMVVKWGKGYVPAEKNKEEGQAIGVIPIDAIFTPIRKVNYVVTHARVGQITDYDKLNLEVWTDGSVIPEDAVAYAAKILKEQFSAFINFAEEPEVEPREELKEEKTAINENIYRSVDELELSVRSANCLKNADIHLIGDLIQKTEAEMLKTKNFGRKSLNEIKEILTEMGLYLGTKLENWPPPPSEIEKRRGEQG
- the rplQ gene encoding 50S ribosomal protein L17, with product MRHRKAGIRLSRTTAHREAMLRNMVTSLFMHEKIKTTDAKAKVLRCVAEKMITLAKRGDIHARRQALAVIRDNGIVKKLFEDLRKHFVDRPGGYTRITKIGMRHGDAAPISFIELVTGAAEGEKSRGKKGKGKTTTRKRVASTKTKSVKPEKTEKKKIVKKKETAEEVKAETSE